ttaacgattattTTCAGTTTTCAGTCGCTACTTCCActgaacaaatatattttaccttGTCCATTGGAGGAATCACTGAGTGGGACGCTAAGATACTTTGGTACACTGTCAACCAAAGATCTCGGTACGATGTTCGATCCAACAATTGCTTCTGGTAGTTTAGCCTCGAGAGTATGACTGGATAAATAAGCATCCACCTTTTCGAGCATCAAAGATCTAAGAAGTTCTCTTCTGGCTGGATCAGCGATGTCGTATTTCGTAGGATAATATTCTTCGGGGTTTTCTTCAGGAGCTTCTCGTGACTTAACTATCGCCAAATCTTCCGTAATCGCAAGTCTTTCTTGCTTAACAGCATCGCTCAGATAAGACAAGATCTTTGGCTTCACGCAGGACAACATAGAGTCACTATCAACAcatctgaaaaaataaagtgaGCTTAAagtatcttaaaaaataacagTTAACATAAGGTTACAAGAGTTATAAGGTTATAAGTttataaaagggaaaaaaaagagacatttTTTCTAACTCTCTCTAAGTTTAAAGAGCAAGAATAGACGTTTCTCATTGACTTAcctagaataaatattatttagaacTCCTGTCGTAGTGGCAACATTTTGTGCTCCTGCGAGAGCGGCAAGTAGGACTATAGAAGCAAGTGTGATCACGATCCTCATGGCTGATACTACCGATTCGCGAGACTAAACACCGAATGCCACTTCGAACGAAGACAACGCGGTTTTATAGCCGATGAACGCACACGCACGGACAATGAATTTTGATCAGGAACGTGTTGCCGgccgaaaggaaagaagaaagccTCATTATCTAGGGTGCCGATGTTTTCACGGCTCGATGTTTCTTCCCTctggaatatttttttgatttcgaCATCTACAACCcgtttcaatttcatttcggTAACGCAGCTCGATGATGTTTCTTCTGTTTCGTTGCCTTTGCCAAAGAGACGAGCACTAATCTCTTTCATAAACAGTAATAGTTTATTCAAGTTACGATTTTACATTTGCAATAACCGTCTATCTTGGATACTCGAGTATCTTTTCCATTAATCGTCCAATTTAATAACGAAATTTATGTTTAAGCTTATCAGAAGCAGTCGCACGAAATTTATTGTCGACCGGTTAACATAAAACAAGCTATGAAACTATTTTAGTACCAGTGTTGCTTGATTCATTACTTTATCGTAAGTATAGTAAGCTGATATACTGAAGCAATCCATGGTTTTTAGTACTATTAAGATTGGTagaatttattctatttttctctgttctgcttttttattaaaatcagatttttttttacggttTCCTGCATTGAAagatcgaatatatatttcagagatatggatattaaataaatattaaaatacttgattttaaatcattctgggatgaaatataataagacaaatatttttaaatgatttattgtACAAAATAGAAGCAATATGTATAGTTTTTCGTATAGGATCTTTATAAGATGAACTAATTAACATCATACAACACATTCAACGAACGAAGCTTGAAGATGTCGAGATTTATTGAATGAAGCTACAAAAACATTGAATATGGCATCCGAATACGTAGGTATTAATCggtttaataattacttaaatcaaataaataaaactttaggaaaataattaaagaaataaatacctaataatataatttactacagattttatatatatactatagaaTCACATATATATCCTGGTAATACTTAATGTGTGTGCGATATTTTATCAAGGCTAAGTATTTTAATTCAcacatttaaaaatgaaattaattataatcagcattgacaaaattttaaatacctCGGGATATCGCTATGTAACAGGTTTGTTTAGGTACatcgaatataaattctaaGATTCGGTAGCAAcagatattaagaaaatatagtaTTTTTACATCAATATTTTCGCACTTAACATTATCATGGCAATATTGCTAGAAGATTAAACAATCACATTGAAGAACACGCACTTCACTAGCACGTCACTTCACGGAGGCTAATAAGGAGGCACGCATGGTTTCTTGCACGGATTATCTAATTACCGCTAGATTCATGCATCATAAAAATCTTCTCTAAGAATTAAACGGAGTTTATTCGGTATTTATGTGACAGGGGTATGTCCGTACACAGTCGCCTCGATCTTGACCTATTCTCGCTGCGTTTAAGTATTTATGAAACTTTTGACTGGAAGCACTCTCCAACGTGCCACGTTTGAGTTCTTGCGGATCTCTGAAAGCAAGCATTGACAGAtgtttaaaattatcatatgaattataatcgtatttgAACTACAACATAGAAAGGAAAACATCGTTTCTTAATAcatttcctatttcttttggcacaagttaagaaaaatgataaagataactagagttaaagaagaaaatataaatgttaagaAGCGATGTCTTAGCAAACGTGATTCTTCGTCAATCTCGATGACCTGATTATCCCAATTTCGAGTGAAGGCGATTACTGCCTTCTCTTTATGATACCCTCATAACAACAACTGAATCAATTGAATAAAATCTGTATATATACCTGGATAATTCGTTCGAGACTAGATTACTGTGAGGTGAGTAAATGGATGGATTTTTGTACATGCTGCAGACGAGCCTCTCTCGGCAAGATTCGTCAAAAAATCTTAACTGAACAAAAATCTCTTCGAGACGACTTATTATCGGTCCGTAATATTCATCGTCATAAATCTGTGTAGCTGTCAATGACGGAACGATGGAATTCTTTAAAGTTGTAACTGCTTTAGTTATCCTTGGTATCGTGACCTGTCTAACGTTTTGCTGATTTAGAATCCCATAAGGATTCTTTATGTTCTTGTTCTTTATTGCTGGCTTTACTGGAGCAGTCGATAAAACGTTGACAGGCTTAACGGAAGTAGCTACGCCATTGGGTTCGACGACACGTCGATTGTATTTATCATCAAGGTATCCCGAGTAGGCCAAATTGTGTGCGTGAGCTGAAATCGAAGCAGGATACTTGTCGTGGTAAGAAGGTGAAACAACAGGTCTGGCGTTTGGTGCATATTGGGAAAGACCATAAGGACCATTGTAAGTCATTCCTGTAGGATATCCTGAAACTGGAGCAACAACTGGTGCTGGTAATACACCAGGAGCTGGTTGAATACCAGAAATGTGTTTATTTGCATCCTCGTATAAATCGTCGTATGGCTCGATACCCCATTCTCTCAATTCCTCCACATCTTTGCGATATTGAATGTGTGGATGGGTGTAATCATAACCATTAAAGTCATCCTCGTGATGATTATGGTGATCGTAATAAGTTGGTACCGGTACCGGAACAGGaacatgatgatgatgatgagcgatctaataggaaaataaatagtttattggatgcaataatatattttatagagtGATAAATAATGATACGAAATTGCCTTGcctgatggtgatgatgatgatatttcGTCCCATAAGACGTATAAAAACTTGAGCACAGCTTAAAGATATGTGCGAACggtggaatgaaaaaaagcaataattttaaaaatagtttCTTTGCAGCACCCACTCCAAACAAGAAAGGTATTACAAATAAGAACTTCACTTTGATTAACTTGATTAGCAGTAGGAGAGCTAGAAAACTCAATAGCAATTTGTTTTGTATGAATTTTTCTGAAACAAAGTATGCCAATGTTATGTTTGCATCTGACGTAACAATTATCTACGttatatgtattgtatgtaACATTATCGTCttacttattttcttaaaCAATCTTCCATGAGTACTGACATCGCCTTGGGCAAAATCTAATCTAACAAGTGCACCGGTATCGTCGATTTGACGTGGGCTAATCTTCATTATAGTTCCTTCGAAGAAAAGTTTCGGCAGTTGAATCTCGTAATCTCTGGTAGCCAAGAATTTCATTGCTTTCTGTCGAAGTGCATCCGTTATTTCTTCCAACGGAAATTTACCATCTAACGTTCTACCACGTCTTCTCATACCATTTACATTGGTCTGCTCTTCATCGTTATCATCTTTCAATAAGCAATCTTTTTTCGTTGACCCATCGACAAGATTTTCATCGATGTTCTTCTGATCATTTTCTATCATACACGAGCCataatctaaattatttttcgtaagCGTCAAACCATTGAATACCGTAATATTGTTCCTATCACTGAAAGCACCATCCAGATAAGTGTAAGCATTTTTTTGAATACACGAGAACGTTAGTTTCTTGTCACAATCCTTTAACAAACCACGCCAAAGTTCATTATCCGTTGCATTTATAGAAACTAATTCGTTGACGTGAAATATCTTAGCGAGGGAGTAGAAGTTGAATAATTCCGATCTCGACAAGTCGATTAATGCGAAAAAGGTAACGAACCAGATAACTTTTTCCAACATAATTGGTTTTCTAATCTGCATTCTTAAACTTATTACCTATTATCGACGATAggattatattcttttacacAACATAGAAACTAAAATCTGATCTCGATAAGGAGCACACTCTATCACGAAACTCTTTGGTTTTcgtattgtaatatttctctAGTTTCTTgaatattcaatataaaagaaatacgtCAGTGTTCAAGTAAATCTTCGAATTTATGTGtagttttattagaaaattacgaATAGAATTACACCACCGAGAATAGTCTAGCATCGCACACTGTCGACAGAGGTCTTCACGTTTCATCGCAGACGAGGATCGGCACGCTCGTTGACATGCTTATCACTTTCGACACATATCTACTTGCCTGTTTTGGTTGACTCGAGCAAacctctttcttactctctctccctctgtctctttctctcttttcttctgacGTATTTTATCTTGTTAAATATCTCGATCCAGAGACGCGTTCCGTTCGATCTCCCGATCAGAACTAACCACGAGCTTCTCTGTTCTTGGTTACAATTCACCTGGAGCGTCAAGTGTGTCAAAGGCCCTCCTACTCCGTCGGCTAGCAACTCCGTGGAAGGTCATTATCGTCTCTCCTCTCTCAGACAGACTCGCGTTCACCCGTATTTTCACGTACATGTCTTTCAAAGAATCTTCTCGTTtgtcttccttccttcttgtAGACTTCACGAATTTTAATGACGCCGTCTTTTCCCAAGTATACGGTTAGTCGTACTCAACATCGTATGTTGCTACGATATGCATAGATTTCGAACAATCTTCCGAGTCTTTCTTCCATATTTCCTGGACCTGCGTGTTGCGTTAGACCGTTGCACGATACAGTTTTGCACATTTATAAGGGTATAGACCGGTCAGTTACTATCTTTCGATGGA
This is a stretch of genomic DNA from Vespula vulgaris chromosome 2, iyVesVulg1.1, whole genome shotgun sequence. It encodes these proteins:
- the LOC127062004 gene encoding uncharacterized protein LOC127062004 gives rise to the protein MRIVITLASIVLLAALAGAQNVATTTGVLNNIYSRCVDSDSMLSCVKPKILSYLSDAVKQERLAITEDLAIVKSREAPEENPEEYYPTKYDIADPARRELLRSLMLEKVDAYLSSHTLEAKLPEAIVGSNIVPRSLVDSVPKYLSVPLSDSSNGQGRGFVKKVMIPFLLGLKFKATALVPLALALIAMKTWKALTLGLLSMVLSGAMMIFKLTKPKVAYEVVHYGHPPVEHPPHWDTSAHGPYRAYRK
- the LOC127062005 gene encoding uncharacterized protein LOC127062005, with protein sequence MQIRKPIMLEKVIWFVTFFALIDLSRSELFNFYSLAKIFHVNELVSINATDNELWRGLLKDCDKKLTFSCIQKNAYTYLDGAFSDRNNITVFNGLTLTKNNLDYGSCMIENDQKNIDENLVDGSTKKDCLLKDDNDEEQTNVNGMRRRGRTLDGKFPLEEITDALRQKAMKFLATRDYEIQLPKLFFEGTIMKISPRQIDDTGALVRLDFAQGDVSTHGRLFKKIKKFIQNKLLLSFLALLLLIKLIKVKFLFVIPFLFGVGAAKKLFLKLLLFFIPPFAHIFKLCSSFYTSYGTKYHHHHHQIAHHHHHVPVPVPVPTYYDHHNHHEDDFNGYDYTHPHIQYRKDVEELREWGIEPYDDLYEDANKHISGIQPAPGVLPAPVVAPVSGYPTGMTYNGPYGLSQYAPNARPVVSPSYHDKYPASISAHAHNLAYSGYLDDKYNRRVVEPNGVATSVKPVNVLSTAPVKPAIKNKNIKNPYGILNQQNVRQVTIPRITKAVTTLKNSIVPSLTATQIYDDEYYGPIISRLEEIFVQLRFFDESCRERLVCSMYKNPSIYSPHSNLVSNELSRDPQELKRGTLESASSQKFHKYLNAARIGQDRGDCVRTYPCHINTE